A window of Halobacillus naozhouensis genomic DNA:
TCATACCGGCACGGACAATTTCAATGACATGCCATGGTGCTCCCCATTTTCTATGTTCAATAATAGAGGCATGTACATCCAGTTCGTCACGTAAGGCTTGGATTTTATCTTCTTCCGGGTGGATAAGCAGGGAGGTCGGGTCTTCCGTCAGATTGGCTTGTAAACGGCCGATCGTGATCGGGTTATCATCGGTTGTATGGAAAATTTCCATGATTTCTTCGTCGTGCTGATCTAAGTACACCTCATCTTTTACTTCGGCAAGAATGTTTTTTACACCAAGTTCGTGACAAGTATGAATAATCTTATGAGCAGTGCGAACAGATAATGGGGAGTGCAAGGCATCCCAGCGCTTATCCTTCGGGTGGTGGATTAAGGCACCGTTAAAGTTAACCATTGGAGTGTTTAACCCTAATTCGTGATAAAAATCAATACTAGCACGATGCGGGCGTCCTGTTGCGATGCATACGATATGTCCTTGTTCGATCGCAGTAAGAACCATCGTTTTCGTCTCTGGACTGATCGTTTTTTCATCTGTTAATAACGTTCCATCTAAATCAAGAGCAATTAAGTGCTGTTCCGTCATTTTCTTCACCTCATTTATGTATCGTCAATTCTAGCGAGTATAATGGATATATGTAAACAAATACTATCACGAAAACCTAATACTTTCCAAGCAAACATATGCAGTGTTACGATTATCTATAGTGTATACCATAATTATTAGCTTAATCTTAACAGAAGGTAAAGAATCAACAAGAAAGGACTCGAGAAAAATGATTGGCATCTATAGAGAGCGTTATAAACAAATCCCTGTGCTGGTAATTGTAGACGGTATGAAAAAAGACGAAGCGTTGCCTGTGTTTACATATTTCCACGGTTTTACATCAGCCAAAGAGCATAACCTTCCGCAAGCTTATTTGCTGGCTGAGAAAGGATATCGTGTAATCTTGCCGGATAGCCTCTACCATGGAGAAAGGGAAAACGGAATTTCCAAACACACATTAAATTTTAAATTTTGGGATATTGTGAATCAAAATTTGCAGGATTTACAAGCTATAAAAGAGGAGCTTGACCGCCGAAATCTAGTGAAAGACCATCGCTTTGGCGTGGGCGGAACATCTATGGGCGGTGTTACGACAAGCGCGGCCTTAACACTTTATCCTTGGATTCAGTCGGCTGCTGTAATGATGGGGTCACCCAAACTTGTCGACTTCGCTAAAAAGTTAATCCAGGATGTTGAAAAGACAGGGATTGAGCTGCCGATTGGTGAAGATGAATTGGATGAGCTTTATCAGTCGCTGCAAACCATTGATTTATCTACACAGATGGACAAACTGCGAGGCCGGCCATTGTTTTTCTGGCATGGTGATGCTGATCCAGTTGTACCGTTTGAGCATTCGTATGATTTCTATAATCATGCAATTGAATATTATAAAAACCCTGAAGATATTCAGTTTCTCCGCGAAGCGGGTCGTGACCATAAGGTAAGCCGTTTTGCCATTAAAGAAATGGTGAACTGGATTGAAATTGTTCTCTAGCAAGGTTTAGTGGTTTAATCTTTGTGAAAATATGTTTATAATAAGGTATGAATTTTATTTATGTGAAGGGGGAAGTATTTGTGGATACAGCACTTGAAGAAAATATCATGGGTGCCCTTGAGAATGTGATTGACCCTGAACTTGGGATTGATATCGTAAATCTCGGCCTCGTATATGGTGCCGACATGGATGATAATGGAAATACAACAGTAACAATGACATTAACAGCAATGGGCTGCCCATTAGCGGGTCATATCGAACAAGATGTAAAGCGAGTCCTTGCTGATCTTCCGGAAGTAAACGAAATAACCGTGAATATTGTTTGGAATCCGCCTTGGACGAAGGACCGTATGAGTCGTTATGCTAAAATAGCTCTCGGTATTCCGGATTGATCCAGAAGGAATGCCCCTGCCCTTTTAAGGCAGGGGTTTTTTCGTAAAAAAAGCATATGCCAACGCTGAACTACCCCGCACCTGCGGGGCAAAAAAGGATGAATGCCCATGTCACAAGCGCCTGTTTTTCAAATCGTTGGCTATAAAAATAGTGGGAAGACAACGGTTTTATGCGAACTCATTGAATACGGGTCTTCTATGGGAGAGCAAGTAGCTTCTATTAAGCGGCACGGCCATCATCAGCCGCTTGAACCGATGCACGAGCATACAGATAGTTATCAATTACAAAAAGCTGGTTCATTTTTAACAGGGATAGATAGCTCAGGTACGTTCCAATTAGAATTCAATCATAACCAATCGTTCCCACTCCAGCGGCTCATCGACTTGTATCAAACCTTTGACCCGGATTTAATTATAGTGGAAGGATACAAACAAGAAAGCTATCGAAAAGCCGTGATTATAAAAGACGAAGCAGATCTTGCTCTTCTGCAATTGGATGGGGTGCAGTTCGTTCTGACTTGGAATAAAGAGTGGACGAGCCATCTCGACATTCCGGTATTTACGATGGAGCAATGGAAACAATCAATTAGATCTATTTATGAGATGATAAAGAGGGAGGGCAGAGAATGAGTAAGCTATTCTGCATAACAGACGACCCTATCTCAGTAGAGGAGGTTGTCCAGCTTGTCTCAAGGCGTGAGGCGGGAGCAATCAATACGTTTATTGGGACAGTACGAGAATTTACATACGGAAAGCGAACGCTTCATCTAGAATATCAAACGTATCGTTCCATGGCTGAAAAGAAACTTGAGCAATTAGGTGTGGAAATTGAAGAGCGCTGGCCTGAGGCGAAGACGGCGATTGTCCACCGAGTTGGCCGCTTAGACATAGAAGATGTTGCTGTTGTTATTGCTGTCTCGACCCCGCATCGGGCGGATTCTTATGAAGCAAGCCGCTATGCCATTGAGCGGATTAAAGAGATGGTTCCGATCTGGAAAAAGGAACATTGGGAAGATGGGGATGCATGGATCGGGGATCAAACAGAAACGAACCCATACCCTGAGGGCGCACCGCAAAAGGAGGATTTGAAGTGAATCGAATACTATTATTCGCCGGATTACAAGAGAAGGCGGGGCAGGAAAGTATTGAACTGGATGCTGTAGGGAAAACAGTCGAAGAGATTAAAAAGAAGATTGGCCAGCAGTATCAACTTGATCGTCTTCATGAAGCCATGACGGCAGTCAATGAAGAATATGCAGCCCATGATTATAAAATTGCTGATGGAGATGTGATTGCCTTTATTCCTCCGGTAAGCGGAGGGTAAAACCAAATTGATGCATCCTCGTTAGACATGGCGAGCTATATCCTAAATAAGGAGAAAGCAGGTGTAAGGCAGCCCGCTTTCTCCTTTTCATTTTATAGAAATATCAATACTAGCCCTCCAACGATAAAACAATAGATCGCGAAGTATTTTAAGTTTCCGTGCTCCATAATGTTCATGAACCATTTCAATGAAATGTAAGAAGCAAAAATCGAAGCGATAAAAGCTAACAGGTAAGGCAGCCAAAGGGTTGATAGGTCGCTTCCCATTAAATCGCCAATTGATAAAAGCATCGTTCCTAAACTAACCGGAATATATAATAGGAACGAGAATCGCAGAGCCGTCTGCTGTTTCATGCCAAGCAGCATGGCTGCTACGATCGTTGCCCCTGAACGGCTGATGCCGGGAGTTAAGGCAACTGCCTGAGCTAACCCTACGATCAGTGCGTCCTTCCACGTCAACATCCCGTCACTTTTGACACCTCGAATATTGCGAATGATCCAAAGTGCAAACCCGGTGATGATCAGAGCTATCGCTACAACTTCAACTGTCTTTAATTGATCAAACACATCTTTGAATAGCACTCCCAGGACGCCTGCTGGCACAGTCCCGATGAATAAATAGAGAACAAAGTCAAAGTCATCTTTTTGCCGAGAATCCTTGGTAATCAAATAACCAATTCCATTTTTAAATAAGCGGACAATATCGTCCCAGTAGATCATAAAGACGGCGATGAGTGACCCGAAGTTCACGAGTACTAAAAAGTCTAATCCCTCAATTTTCAAGTTCATCAAATGTTGGACAATGACGAGGTGACCACTCGATGAAATCGGGATCGGTTCTGTAATCCCCTGGAATAACCCGAGAAATAAATACTTCACTATAAGCAAAAATTCTTCCATTTATGTATCCTCCTTAGTCAGCAAAAAGGTAAGCGGCTTATGGATGGCCAATCTTCTTTTTAAAAGGGCACGAGACCGCTCATCCCCACATTATACAATAAAAAAACGCTGCTTATAATAGTACATAAGCAGCAGCGTTTTTCTCGAACTATTTAAGCCTCTTCTTTAATTAAACCTTCACCTAGTGCAAAAGCTGTTCCACTGAACACAATCGTCATTACCACCGTTTGAAGGAAAGAAAAATCTGATTGCGTCATATTACTAATGACATATGCAGCCATCAGGCTTAATAGGAAAGCCCAAACCACTGTCCACACAAAACGCATAATAGTCACCTCATTTTTTAGACAATCTGTAATCATTTTATCAGAGTCCTGCTGAAAAATAAATATGGAATCGCTTAATTAAGCATGAGGCGAGCCATTCCCGAATAAAATGTTAGGTGAGAAGGGGGAGTACAGACATGGCTTCTGTTTTATATAATTGCTTTCACTGGATTGGTTATCATTGCATCCAGCACTTGCTTCAAGAGGGGAAAGAAGTAGTAGGGATCGACAAAATAGATACAGCACTAAAAGAACATTTGTATATGAATGTTGGCAGAAACAGCAATTTTCAGCATTTTAATACATCGGAGGATCGTGAAAATCATAGTCATCAATCAGATGAAGATCAGCGTCTTTATATTTATAATGATATGATCGAGTTTTGCCCGACTGGGCGCACGTCGAACCGATTGTGTGTGGAGCTCCCTGTCTTATATGGAGAATGGATGGATGTCGAGGCAGATACGTATGAAGAATTTTGTGAGGATATGGAAAAGTCAAAAGCAGTTTATGTAGGGGATTATCTCCAGAAAATATTTTATTACGTTCGTAACGGTGATGTCCTGCAATTAAATGAGAAGCGGTTTTCCCGCGGTTCCTTAGCAGGAGAGAAAGATAAACAGAACTTGGAAAATGTTTGGAAAACGTATCAGCAATATAAACAAACCGTCGATCATTTTACTTTATAAGAAGATTGCGTTTACTTTCCTTGCGAAAAACATGTAAGATAAAGGAGGTGAATGAAGAAAAGTAGGAGTGCTTTCTCTTGAGGATATATTCTAGTTTACTAATTCTAATTCTGGCACTGATGATGCTGACAGGGTGTCAGTATGCGTTTGTGTCTGGTCATACAGATAAAGTCGGCATGCTTGTAGAGACCACAATTCACGATCAAGCGTGGGGGCAGCAAGGATATAAAGGTTTACAATTGATCCAGGAAGAGTATGGGGTCGACGTGTACTTCAAGGAAGGGGTAAAAACAGCACCGCAGACTGCTCAGGCTGTAGCTGAACTGGTCGATAAAGGTGTCACCGTCATCTTTGGTCATAGCAGTGTGTATGGGAATTATTTTAGGGATCTTCATGAAGCCTACCCCGATGTACACTTTATTTACTTTAATGGGCAATTTTCCGCCGACAATGTAACCAGTTTAAACTTTAGTGCAGATGCTATGGGGTTTTTTGGCGGCATGATAGCCGGTGAAATGACGGAAACGAATAAGGTCGGTTTAGTGGCAGCATTCGAATGGCAGCCTGAGGTAGAGGGGTTCTATGAAGGAGTTAAATTTCAAAATCCTGACGCCAAAGTAGACATTGCTTTTACAAATAGCTGGGAAGACACGGAAAAAGCGCTGGCTTTATACAGGCAAATGGAAGAGGATGGAGCGGATGTGTTTTACCCGGCCGGCGACATCTTTAATATTCCTATGATCCAGGCAGCTCAGGACGATGGACACTATGCAATTGGTTATGTGACAGACCAATCTTCTATAGCCCGGAATACGGTGTTGACTAGTACAGTACAGCGCGTTGATCGCGTCTATAATATTGCCATGAACCGTTATGTGGAAGGAGAACTTCCAGGGGATGTCCTGAGCTTTGACTTTCAGGAAGGTACCATTGAGATGGGAACTTATAGCCCTATGGTTCCTGAAGACTTTCAAAAGAAGATGGAGAAGGTCGTTCAAAAATATAAAGAAATAGGACGACTTCCTGGTCAATAGAGCTCAGAAGCTGACACGCCTCTGAGCTTTATTTTGTTGGGATAGATAACTGAGGTGCGTCCATTCTGATCTGATCGTAAGGGGTGTTTATTTCTTAAATTTTTTTACGATTGGCTGCACTAAGGGGGAAACGGCTTTCCAGGTTTGTTGTACCTCTTTGGCCAAGGACATCCAGTCTGGCTGCTGATCTTCCTTATTTACGGATTCACTGGGTTGCTTTGTCTCTTCAGAGTGGTCATTGGATGAATGCTTACTGCCCCACATGAAGGAATCAAAAGACGAAGGGTTTTCTTTCTTCATTATTTCATCACCTCCCCTTATACGGTATGCGAAAAACATAGGGACTGTAGAAGCGAGGTGCCTAGCAATACTCCTATTTTGATAACTTGCAGAATAAAAAGATATGAATTAAAATTAGTACCAAGTCATAATATTTGATATAAGGTCTTGTTCAGTTGTGGGTGAAATTAAACAGAGAGGTCACTTCTCAACGTGTATAGATTTGAACAAGTACTAGAAGATACCTTTAAGGGGATGAAAATATGAATGCTGGAATCATCGGAACGGGTCATTATGTGCCAGAAAAGGTACTGACCAATCATGACATGGAGAAAATTGTGGATACTAGTGATGAATGGATTCGGACACGTACCGGAATAGAAGAAAGAAGAATTGCATCTGATGATATGGACACATCTGATCTTGCGTTTCGTGCCGCAGAAGATGCTCTTAAGGATGCAGATGTGAAAGCTGAGGATTTGGACATGATTTTAGTGGCTACAGTTACACCTGATCAGCCTTTTCCGTCTGTCTCCAACATGCTTCAGCATCGTTTAGGAGCAACAAAAGCAGCATCTATGGATGTAGCTGCAGCATGCTCAGGCTTTATGTATGGTCTTATTACAGCTAAGCAGTTTATCGAAAATGGAGCTTATGAAAATGTCCTTGTTATCGGGGTTGAAAAACTTTCTAAAATCACGAACTGGGAGGACAGAAATACGTGTGTTCTTTTCGGTGATGCAGCCGGAGCCGCTGTCGTAGGCCCTGTAAGTGATGACAAAGGAATTCTTTCCTTTGAACTAGGCTCAGAAGGCAGTGGAGGACCTCATTTGTATCAAGGTAAAGAAGATGATTTACTTTATATGAATGGAAGAGAAGTTTTCAAATTTGCCGTTAGACAAATGCCTGAGTCTTCAGTAAATGTCGTGAAGAAAATTGGTCTGAGTGAACAGGATGTAGATTATCTCATTCCACACCAGGCTAATATTCGCATTATGGAAGCAGCCAGACAGCGACTTGGTGTTCCGGAAGAGAAAATGGCTACAGCCGTGAAGCGGTATGGGAATACATCATCAGCTTCGATTCCGCTGGCTTTGTCAGAAGAAGTAAAAGCAGGTAAAATAAAAGAAAATGATCTTGTCGTACTTGTAGGATTTGGTGGCGGACTTACTTGGGGCGCCGTTGCACTCAGGTGGGGTAAGTAATCAAGGAGGAATATAGTTATGGATAAACGTCGTGTCGTCATTACCGGCATGGGTGCAGTCACACCTGTCGGTAACTCAGTCGAAGAAATGTGGAAAAATATTAAAGCCGGTCAGTCAGGCGTTGGTGAAATCACCAAGGTGAATAAAGAAGATTACCCTGTCAGTGTTGCGGCTGAATTAAAGGATTTCGACCCATCGTCATACATTGATCGCAAGGAAGTACGCCGGATGGATCCTTTTGTCCAATATGCAATGGTCGCTTCACACATGGCTGTTGAGGATGCCGGGTTAGAAATTAATGAGGACAATGCAGATAGAACGGGTGTATGGATTGGTTCAGGGATTGGCGGAATGAACACGTACGAATCACAGTTTGAAACCTTTCAGAAAAAAGGGTACCGTCGTGTCAGCCCATTCTTTATTCCGATGATGATTCCGGATATGGCTGCTGGACAAGTTTCGATTGCACTTGGAGCCAAGGGAATTAACTCCTGTACGGTAACAGCATGTGCCTCAGGAGCTAACTCGATCGGTGATGCTTTCAAAGTGATACAACGTGGAGATGCGGATATTATGGTAACAGGCGGAACTGAAGCCCCTATGAATAAGATGTCCTTTGCTGGATTCGCTTCAGCCCGGGCGCTTTCTTTAAATGAAGACCCGAATACAGCCAGCCGTCCTTTTGATCAGAATCGAGATGGTTTCGTCATGGGCGAAGGCGCAGGCATTTTAGTTCTGGAAACACTTGAATCTGCTAAAAAACGTGGCGCAAAAATCTACGGAGAACTGACAGGCTACGGTGCCACTGGGGATGCTCACCACATTACCGCTCCTGCGCCAGAAGGAGAGGGAGCAACACGTGCTATGAAACAGGCACTGGATGATGCGGATATCGCCCCTGAATCCGTTGATTATGTAAATGCCCACGGAACATCAACAGATCTTAATGATAAATTTGAAACGATCGCAGCGAAGTCTGTCTTTAAAGATCATGCCTACAATTTATCAATGTCCTCAACGAAGTCGATGACAGGACACTTATTGGGGGCTGCTGGAGCGGTAGAATCGATTATTTCGCTGTTGGCTATTAATGAAGGGATTATGCCGCCTACCATTAATTATGAAACACCGGATCCTGAATGTGACCTTGACTATGTACCGAATGAGGCTCGGGAGAAAGTGCTGGATATTGTTATGAGCAACTCTCTCGGTTTCGGAGGTCATAACGCATCACTTATTTTCAAAAAATATAATGATTAACGAAAGAGAAATCCCAATGTCATATGACATTGGGATTTCTTATTGGTCCGTTTATGAAGTGTGAGTACAGTTCTTTTTTTATTCAAGGAACTCTTGTATGGTTTGAGCCGTTTCCTGCTCATCGTGTGCAAGTACCAGTCCAACCGGGTAAGGCTTGCGCTGGTTCCGTACATTATCATCTGTTGGAATAGATAATGTCTCAATATCCTTAGGTGGATTTAGTATAAAATCCTTTCCGAGCGATAGAATCTTAGAAGTTCCCAGGTTTGTATCTACATACGGCTGCAATGTACCGATCAAACGTGGTGCTTTCAATACCCCACTGAATGACAGAAGTTCATCTTTTAATAGTTTAATAACTTTTTGCTGTCGTTCAACACGGGCAAAGTCACCTCTGGCATCCCCTCGATAGCGGGCATATCCAAGCAGCTCGTCCCCGTTAAGTCGCTGGGTACCTGCTTTAAGATCGATGTTTGTGTCTTTTCCGCCGTTATAGTGCATATCCTTTTCAATATCAACTTTTACACCATTTGGAGCTAGTGTATTTACAATGTGTGTAAAGCCGTTAAAGTCAATAATAGCGTAATATTCAGGTTTTACCCCGAAGTTCTCTACAATCGTCTTTCGAAGTAGTTCGGGCCCGCCAAACGCAAAGGCGGCGTTAATTTTGTTATATCCATGACCCGGAATATTAACATAGGTATCCCTCATGATCGAAACAAGTTTGGCTGTCTCATTTTCAGGATCATATTGGGCAATCATAATCGTATCAGACCTAGGTGTTTCACTGCCTCGCTGGTCAACACCCAGCAGCAGGACATTGGTTACACCGTCATGATTGTCAATGCCTTTAAATGCTTCTTTATATTTACTAGACATTTCTTCTAGTTGAACTTCTCCATCTTCTCCGGATACTTTTCCAAGGGAGTCCTGTTTTCCCATCATATATTCATAACCTGCATAACCTATAGATGTAATAAAAATTAGGAGTAATGCAGCTACGAACACCCTTTTCTTGCGTAGACGCCTTTTCCGTCTGCGCGTGGAGCGTTTAGCTGTCATACATCATCATCCTTTCTTAATGAAAGCTCCTCCATTAAATTTACCTGTAATTTCGATTGAAGTAAAGGGGAATTATGTATGAAATGCTCGATTATTGGAAGGCATGTCCACTTGCTGACTTTCATACTATAAATAAAGGAACAAAGGTCGGGAGGACAAGCAATGGGACGGTGGTTGTTATTTTTAACTGGTTTTGGGTTTTCAGTGGCAGGCGGAACCGTGACGATAACCTATTTAAACATGATTCCTGCTGGTTTAAGCTGGATCGAATTCTTACTTTTTATCAGGTCCCGTCCAGAGTGTTATCTGTTTCCGCTGGGAATATTATTGGTATCCCTTGCACTCTTATTAATGAATGATTCCTTTACTAAATAATGGTTTGAAAGAATAAAAAAGCCAGTATTGGTCATAATGTAACCTAAAGAGATCACTGTAAGAAAGTGAGGGTGCACGATGCTATATATGCACGATTTATGGGTTAACTGGTTTGAAGGAGAAGAGAATGGTTATAACGTATGCCGATTTCACGAGTGGCGTAAGGAGGATGGAATTGAGATTGTAGACCAAATTCCGCTGCTGCTCGTAGAAGAACAGCTTTATGAAAGTATTGAGAATGATCTGCAGGATTTACCCATGTCACTACTTCAAGATGTACAAAAAAGAACTTACATGAAGAGGAACCAAGAGCGACATACCATTGAATATGCTGCCGTTGTGACAAATGGGCACGATGTCATAGTATTTGATACCTTGGGGTACACACTTCCTGTTAAAAAAAGCAGGTTAATCCCGAGACAAGAACGACTGGTCTTTGAAATGGTCCAAGGCAAAAAGCCAGCTACTTACAACATGGAAGAGCAATTCACCAAAGAATATCATATCCTTTCATTAGAGCCAGAAAAAATGTCAGGCTTAACCAGACGTGAACGACAGTTGAAGCAATTGTTAATGATGGCCCTGGATCAATTAAAACATTCTGATTATCCTGAAGAAATCCGTTACTGGTTAACAGAATGGAATCCTGTCGAGTATCATTCGATTAAAGAATTAACGACTGATGAGGCGTGGGAGCGTCTATATCAGGGCACATCTCATGGCTGGACCATACATCATGAAGAATTATGCGGAAAACTTGTTAAAGGGCAGCCTTTTTTTGAAACGATATGGCAGGGAGAACATCAAAAAGCTGAAAAGCACATAAAAAGCCAGAATTGAGTGTTTAGCTCAATTCTGGCTTTATTCTTGGTTCGGAAAATGGTTAGGGAAGAATCAGTCCGCTCCAGGTCAGACCATGTAAGGAAGACCTTCTACTTTTTCCTCACACGACCAAGCCCCATAGCTTTCTTTGCCTTCTTCAAAATTTTATCTGCATGGAAACTCGCGTGTTCAGCTCCCTGATCTAACATGTCATCAAGCTCATCGGAATGAATCAACTGATCGTATCGCTCCTGAATCGGCTTCAAAGTGTCGACGACAGCTTCGGCAACATCGGCCTTAAATATTCCGTAGCCGGCATCCTTGTATTTTTCTTCAAGTTCCGCTATAGAAATTCCTGAGCAGACCGAGTAAATGGTAAGTAAGTTCGCGATTCCTGGTTTATTTTCCTTATCATATTTCACAATCCCCTCAGAATCGGTCACAGCACTTTTAATTTTTTTGGTAATTTTCTTCTCATCATCAAGCATGGAAATGAATGCTTTCTGGTTGGTATCAGATTTACTCATTTTTTTCGTTGGTTCTTGAAGCGACATAATGCGAGCACCTGATTTAGGAATTCTCACTTCTGGTACGGTAAAAATATCATTGTATTTATTGTTAAACCGCTGAGCCAGATTTCGAGTTAATTCGAGATGCTGCTTCTGATCCTCTCCGACAGGAACGATATCCGTTTTATATAAAAGAATATCAGCTGCCATTAACGGAGGGTAAGTAAGCAGGCCTGACGTAACTCCTTCTTTACCGCCCTGAGATTTATCCTTGAACTGGGTCATCCGCTCAAGCTCCCCGATGTAACTGACACATTGCAGCATCCAGCCAAGCTGTGTATGTGCCGAAACCTCTGATTGAATAAACAGGGTAGATTTGTTTACATCGATTCCTGAAGCGACATACAAAGCTGCCAGAGACTTAATATTATCTCTTAACTTCAGACGCTCCTGTGGAACAGTGATGGCATGTTCATCAACAATGCAAAAGTAGCAATTGTATTCGTCCTGTAAATCGACAAAATGTTTCATGGCTCCTAAGTAGTTTCCTAACGTCAGTGTTCCGCTAGGTTGAATCCCTGAGAAAATTGTTTTCATTCTCTTCACCTCATTTATTTTTATACAAAAAAACATTCGTCCCTTCCACAATTGGAAGGGACGAATGTTTCGCGGTGCCACCCTTATTACTTTTA
This region includes:
- a CDS encoding DUF3603 family protein, giving the protein MLYMHDLWVNWFEGEENGYNVCRFHEWRKEDGIEIVDQIPLLLVEEQLYESIENDLQDLPMSLLQDVQKRTYMKRNQERHTIEYAAVVTNGHDVIVFDTLGYTLPVKKSRLIPRQERLVFEMVQGKKPATYNMEEQFTKEYHILSLEPEKMSGLTRRERQLKQLLMMALDQLKHSDYPEEIRYWLTEWNPVEYHSIKELTTDEAWERLYQGTSHGWTIHHEELCGKLVKGQPFFETIWQGEHQKAEKHIKSQN
- the trpS gene encoding tryptophan--tRNA ligase gives rise to the protein MKTIFSGIQPSGTLTLGNYLGAMKHFVDLQDEYNCYFCIVDEHAITVPQERLKLRDNIKSLAALYVASGIDVNKSTLFIQSEVSAHTQLGWMLQCVSYIGELERMTQFKDKSQGGKEGVTSGLLTYPPLMAADILLYKTDIVPVGEDQKQHLELTRNLAQRFNNKYNDIFTVPEVRIPKSGARIMSLQEPTKKMSKSDTNQKAFISMLDDEKKITKKIKSAVTDSEGIVKYDKENKPGIANLLTIYSVCSGISIAELEEKYKDAGYGIFKADVAEAVVDTLKPIQERYDQLIHSDELDDMLDQGAEHASFHADKILKKAKKAMGLGRVRKK